The Fodinibius saliphilus genome has a segment encoding these proteins:
- the dinB gene encoding DNA polymerase IV encodes MEQTDIRKIIHIDMDAFYASVEQRDFPEYRGKPVIVGGSPEGRGVVAAASYEVRKFGVHSAMPAAKAVRLCPHAIFVKPRFEVYREVSKQVREIFFEYTDLVEPLSLDEAYLDVTENHINLPSATLIAKKIRKRIKEKTRLTASAGVAPNKFLAKIASDLNKPDGLAVILPEDAEDFLEKLEIGEFHGIGDATEAKMKSVGINNGHDLKKWSEIELVNTFGKTGRHYYRIVRGIDRREVKKDRIRKSIGKERTFTEDIEDMGWIQNFLRELASKISQRMTEKKTAGKTVTLKVRYDDFETISRSTSFNHYIHKPKDIADTAISLLDETEVGERKVRLLGITLSNLNLSEKGYFKQLEIPFEESSK; translated from the coding sequence ATGGAACAAACCGATATCCGGAAAATTATACATATCGATATGGATGCTTTTTATGCATCTGTTGAGCAAAGAGATTTCCCCGAATATCGCGGGAAGCCGGTAATTGTCGGGGGGTCTCCCGAGGGCAGGGGAGTCGTAGCGGCCGCTAGCTACGAAGTTCGTAAATTTGGTGTACACTCTGCAATGCCTGCTGCTAAAGCAGTTCGGCTGTGTCCTCATGCCATTTTTGTGAAACCCCGCTTCGAAGTATATCGAGAAGTTTCGAAACAAGTTCGTGAAATATTCTTTGAATATACCGACCTTGTTGAACCACTTTCCCTTGATGAAGCCTACCTTGATGTTACTGAAAACCATATCAACCTACCTTCTGCCACTCTTATTGCCAAAAAGATACGCAAGCGAATCAAAGAAAAAACAAGACTTACAGCTTCTGCAGGAGTTGCACCCAATAAATTTTTGGCAAAAATAGCTTCAGATTTGAATAAACCCGACGGACTTGCTGTAATCTTACCCGAAGATGCTGAAGACTTTCTTGAAAAGCTTGAGATTGGCGAGTTTCACGGCATAGGTGATGCCACAGAGGCAAAAATGAAATCGGTGGGTATTAATAACGGTCATGATCTTAAAAAGTGGTCCGAGATTGAACTGGTGAACACCTTTGGGAAAACGGGCCGCCATTACTACCGTATTGTTCGTGGGATAGACCGCCGGGAAGTAAAAAAGGATCGTATACGAAAATCCATCGGCAAAGAACGCACTTTTACCGAAGATATTGAGGATATGGGCTGGATACAGAATTTCCTGCGCGAGCTGGCCTCTAAAATATCACAGCGAATGACCGAGAAGAAAACGGCCGGCAAAACCGTTACTCTCAAGGTTCGATATGATGATTTTGAAACTATTAGCCGCAGCACCTCATTCAATCACTATATCCATAAACCTAAGGATATTGCCGACACTGCCATTTCCCTGCTCGATGAAACGGAAGTAGGGGAACGTAAAGTACGATTGCTGGGGATTACCCTCTCAAATCTTAATCTCAGTGAAAAAGGATATTTTAAACAACTTGAAATTCCATTTGAAGAATCTTCAAAATAG
- the queA gene encoding tRNA preQ1(34) S-adenosylmethionine ribosyltransferase-isomerase QueA — MSYQLSDFDFDLPDEMIAQKPAQPRDHARLLVYDRETGNIADDRFYNLLEYLPTNTTLVLNNSKVEKCRLLFDEGKKEIFVLDAVNNTTIRALVRPGKKFKKGRTVELTDTISAKVLDIDEEGIRTLELNPSLGKPAYNEHKHTPFPPYIEQDESLSEEYQTVYAQDLGSKAAPTAGLHFTDELLEKIEEQGIEEAEVTLHVGLGTFAPVKTETIEEHTMHSEWFEITKNTAQQLNSATHRTAVGTTSVRVLESCLKKYDRFRATDMDTDIFIRPGFEFQATDALITNFHLPKSTLLMLVAAFTGYEEMRKIYQHAIDEEYRFYSFGDAMLIL, encoded by the coding sequence ATGAGCTACCAACTTTCCGACTTCGACTTTGATCTACCTGATGAAATGATAGCCCAGAAACCGGCACAACCCCGGGACCACGCACGACTGCTAGTCTACGATCGTGAAACCGGTAACATTGCTGATGATCGCTTCTATAACCTACTGGAATACCTGCCAACCAACACCACGTTGGTACTCAACAACAGTAAAGTTGAAAAATGCCGGCTTCTTTTCGATGAAGGAAAAAAAGAAATTTTTGTACTGGATGCCGTAAATAATACAACCATACGTGCTTTGGTTAGGCCGGGTAAAAAGTTTAAAAAGGGTCGCACGGTAGAACTTACCGATACTATTTCTGCAAAAGTACTGGATATTGATGAGGAAGGCATTCGAACATTAGAGCTAAATCCCAGCCTAGGCAAACCAGCCTATAACGAACACAAACATACCCCCTTCCCACCCTACATCGAACAAGATGAATCGCTTTCAGAAGAATACCAGACAGTTTATGCACAGGATCTGGGCAGCAAGGCTGCTCCTACAGCAGGTCTTCACTTCACTGATGAACTTCTTGAAAAAATAGAAGAGCAGGGCATAGAAGAAGCAGAAGTAACCTTGCATGTGGGACTCGGTACTTTTGCCCCCGTTAAAACGGAGACCATCGAAGAACATACCATGCATTCGGAATGGTTTGAAATCACAAAAAATACCGCCCAACAACTAAATAGTGCCACCCATAGAACTGCCGTTGGCACCACTAGTGTACGCGTGTTGGAATCTTGCCTAAAAAAATACGACCGATTTCGTGCCACCGATATGGATACAGATATATTTATCCGGCCCGGATTTGAATTCCAAGCTACCGATGCTCTTATCACCAACTTTCACTTACCTAAAAGTACGCTACTAATGCTGGTTGCCGCTTTTACTGGCTACGAAGAAATGAGAAAAATATACCAGCATGCCATCGATGAGGAATATCGATTCTATTCCTTTGGCGATGCCATGCTGATACTTTAA
- a CDS encoding nitroreductase family protein — protein sequence MATTLKKTTNKTDIKYPIHDLLQKRWSPRAFSDKSIEPELLKQLFEAARWAPSSYNEQPWHFIAARKEDEEAFKKLSAVMNDFNRGWALAAPVLVLGLTKTTFEMNENSNPHAGHDLGQAISHLTFEASRHDLYVHQMAGILPDKAREIYDIAENVEPMTMFAIGYKEAASQLDDGLQEKEQAPNERKPLSDILTLNAG from the coding sequence ATGGCAACCACTCTTAAAAAGACTACAAATAAAACTGACATCAAATACCCCATTCATGATCTATTACAAAAGCGGTGGAGTCCACGTGCATTTTCGGACAAATCCATAGAACCTGAACTACTAAAACAGCTTTTTGAAGCCGCCCGCTGGGCCCCATCTTCATACAATGAGCAGCCCTGGCATTTTATTGCTGCTCGCAAAGAAGATGAAGAAGCATTCAAAAAGCTTTCAGCCGTCATGAATGATTTTAACCGGGGCTGGGCTTTAGCCGCTCCTGTGCTGGTATTAGGGCTCACAAAAACTACCTTCGAAATGAATGAAAACTCCAATCCCCATGCCGGGCATGACCTGGGACAGGCCATTTCACACCTTACTTTTGAGGCAAGTCGTCACGATCTCTATGTGCACCAAATGGCCGGCATACTTCCCGACAAAGCCCGGGAGATCTATGATATTGCAGAAAATGTTGAACCGATGACGATGTTTGCTATCGGTTATAAGGAAGCAGCCTCACAGCTTGATGACGGTCTCCAAGAAAAGGAACAAGCACCCAACGAGCGTAAACCTCTTAGTGATATCCTTACCCTCAATGCAGGTTGA